A section of the Pseudomonas sp. FP453 genome encodes:
- a CDS encoding energy transducer TonB: MSDILPQTIGVLPTHNHYGLRNTQALAGVSHVWQDFFARALAEQLGGTPDALAAQAPEPLDPEVEPRAGADLLSQILTQRECDVKDTEIAPPEPLFLPIAEFETELLPPAATPFPDDEIVAQQRRQNFDSGWVRPIVLTAGQPLPEPGPAPEPRPLHLPIAEFELDLLPPAATPYPDEELVEQQKALDFDYYWARPLVTQNLRLAA, translated from the coding sequence ATGTCAGACATTCTTCCCCAAACCATCGGTGTACTGCCGACCCACAACCACTACGGCCTGCGCAATACCCAAGCGCTGGCCGGGGTGAGTCATGTGTGGCAGGACTTCTTCGCCCGGGCGTTGGCCGAGCAGCTCGGCGGCACGCCGGACGCGCTCGCCGCCCAGGCGCCGGAACCGCTGGACCCGGAAGTTGAACCCCGCGCTGGCGCCGACTTGCTGTCACAGATCCTCACCCAGCGTGAGTGCGACGTGAAAGACACCGAGATCGCCCCGCCTGAGCCGCTGTTCCTGCCGATCGCCGAGTTCGAGACCGAATTGCTGCCACCGGCGGCCACACCGTTCCCGGACGACGAAATCGTCGCCCAACAGCGCCGGCAGAATTTCGACAGTGGCTGGGTCCGTCCGATCGTACTGACTGCTGGCCAACCGTTGCCGGAACCAGGCCCTGCGCCCGAACCGCGCCCCCTGCACCTGCCCATCGCCGAGTTCGAACTGGACCTGCTGCCACCCGCCGCCACGCCGTACCCGGACGAAGAACTGGTGGAGCAACAGAAGGCCCTGGACTTCGACTACTATTGGGCGCGCCCGCTGGTCACGCAGAACCTGCGCCTGGCCGCCTGA
- a CDS encoding class I SAM-dependent methyltransferase: protein MSEQPAASRIRVEALAEGFQALAEQWAARLDLPLQLADADFSLQVGEQGLQLQQLGPDAPGAVRVDFVEGGAAHRRLYGGGSGQMIAKAVGIAQGVRPRVLDATAGLGKDAFVLASLGCDMSLIERQPLIGALLEDGLARGADDFEVAPIVARMKLLKGNSIDVMRNWEGEPPQVIYLDPMFPHREKTALVKKEMRLFRPLVGDDPDAPALLAAALALASHRVVVKRPRKAPCIEGPKPSHALDGKSSRYDIYPKKALKG from the coding sequence ATGAGCGAACAACCAGCGGCCAGCCGCATCCGGGTCGAGGCCTTGGCCGAGGGTTTCCAGGCCCTGGCCGAACAATGGGCGGCCCGGCTTGACCTGCCTTTGCAACTGGCGGATGCGGATTTTTCCCTGCAGGTCGGCGAGCAAGGCCTACAGCTGCAACAGCTCGGGCCTGACGCGCCAGGGGCGGTGCGCGTGGATTTCGTCGAAGGCGGCGCGGCACACCGGCGTTTATACGGCGGCGGCAGCGGGCAGATGATTGCCAAGGCCGTGGGCATCGCCCAAGGCGTGCGACCACGGGTGCTGGACGCGACGGCTGGGCTGGGCAAGGACGCGTTCGTGCTGGCCAGCCTGGGCTGCGACATGAGCCTGATCGAGCGCCAGCCGCTGATCGGCGCCTTGCTCGAAGACGGCCTGGCACGCGGTGCGGATGATTTTGAAGTGGCGCCGATCGTGGCGCGCATGAAACTGCTCAAGGGCAATTCCATCGACGTAATGCGCAACTGGGAGGGCGAGCCGCCGCAGGTGATCTACCTCGACCCGATGTTCCCGCACCGTGAGAAAACGGCCCTGGTGAAGAAGGAAATGCGCCTGTTCCGGCCGTTGGTCGGCGATGACCCGGATGCCCCGGCCTTGCTCGCTGCGGCGCTGGCCCTGGCCAGCCACCGGGTGGTGGTGAAACGGCCGCGCAAGGCGCCGTGCATCGAGGGGCCCAAGCCGAGCCATGCGTTGGATGGCAAGTCCAGCCGGTATGATATTTATCCGAAGAAGGCGCTCAAGGGCTGA
- a CDS encoding TetR/AcrR family transcriptional regulator, giving the protein MSDNPLNTNSPGRPKDMAKRQAILEAAKILFLSNGYASTSMDAVALEAGVSKLTVYSHFTDKETLFTAAVVATCEEQLPVMYFELPADMPVETVLLNIARGFHRLINSEESVNLHRLMMTTGNQDVKLSQIFFEAGPMRMLQGMERLLSKIDQSGALSIDKPFTAAEHFFCLLKGTANFCLLYGCGGPLSEEAAEAHVQDVVGLFMRAYRT; this is encoded by the coding sequence ATGTCCGACAATCCTCTCAACACCAATAGCCCCGGGCGTCCCAAGGACATGGCAAAACGCCAGGCTATCCTCGAAGCCGCGAAAATCCTGTTTTTGAGCAATGGCTACGCCAGTACCAGCATGGACGCGGTAGCACTGGAAGCCGGCGTGTCGAAGCTGACCGTCTACAGCCACTTCACCGACAAAGAGACCTTGTTCACCGCCGCCGTGGTGGCGACGTGCGAGGAACAACTGCCGGTGATGTACTTCGAGCTGCCCGCCGACATGCCCGTGGAGACGGTGTTGCTGAATATTGCGCGGGGGTTCCATCGGCTGATCAACAGCGAGGAATCGGTGAACCTGCATCGCCTGATGATGACCACCGGCAATCAGGACGTGAAACTCTCGCAGATCTTTTTCGAGGCGGGGCCGATGCGCATGCTGCAAGGCATGGAGCGCCTGTTGAGCAAGATCGACCAGAGCGGTGCGCTGAGCATCGACAAACCGTTTACGGCGGCCGAGCACTTCTTTTGCCTGCTCAAGGGCACGGCGAATTTCTGCTTGCTGTATGGCTGTGGCGGGCCGTTGAGTGAAGAAGCCGCCGAGGCGCATGTGCAGGATGTGGTGGGGTTGTTTATGCGCGCTTATCGGACCTGA